Below is a window of Sulfuricystis multivorans DNA.
CTTGTCGCCTTCCTTAAAGGCCTTCCACGTATGGACATCTACGCCCTTGACTATGAAGATGACGATCTTTACGGAGAGCATCCCGTCCGTGGCGGTCATAACAAGGCGTTTTTTGGGTTTGGGGACAACAACCGCCTTTTCCGATATTATGAGAGAAAACAACTTAGGCCCTGCAACCACATCCATTTGTGGCAGGGCCTGCTTCAACGTGCTGATCGACGAATAATCCAGAAAATACTTAGGGAGGCAGAGCAGAGGTTCGCACCATGAAGTAATACCCAGGCGCTTTAGGCGATCAAGCAGGGGCTGCCCACTCACCTTTTCAACAGCATTCCTTTCATTGATAGGTGGCGGCTGCATCTTCGATTTGATGGGTAGCCCGCACAGTGGCCAGAAGCTCATTTAGTGGAATCATCGGATAGCTTTCCGCTAGCTGTGTGAGGAACAGGATCGACACAGACATTGCGTCAGATGGGTAGATCTTCACAGCCCGGACGGCACCAGTCGCAGCCTTCTTCGCGGTGACTTTGGCGAAGAAGTGTTGCCCTTGGAACTCTATGGCGAAGCCCTTGTCGTTTTGCGCACCGTGAGCTGATATCTCGACACCCTTGCGCCAACGGCGAAATACCGCGAGAACCGCACCGATTTCATTGATGTCGAGCCACACGTGTACAGCGTTCTTCCAATCGTAGGTTTTGGGGCCGGTTTGCATTGCGGCATCGACCATAACTCCCGGGACTCCGTTCCAGTCGGTTGCATTGAAGCAGAGTGCAGCGGACGAGCCATACACGTGGACCGAGTAATACCGCTTTCCGCCCTCCTGCGTCTGGCGGCGCGACATCGCCTCTTGATCAACTGGCAGTTTCTCTTGGTGACTTGGCTGGTGTTGCGAGAAGGATTGCGGTGGGTTTTCTTCACTTCGTAGATCGGGCGGCATGAAGATCGAGGCGAGGTAGGCCTTCGCCGCCTCATGGCGTGCATGTTTCTGGTCCTGTGCAGCATCAATTGCGGAGAGGAAGCGAATCGGTACCGCCTTTGCCACGGACACGATCATGTCGATCGTCGCATCGGGAAAAATGGACTTGACCCGGTTGATGGTATTCGGAGCTAGGCATCGAAGAAAGTTGCCAATGAACTTCTTACTTGTGCCGTCATGATCTTGATCTGTGATACAGCGGGTCAGGTGCTCCAGGAAGTCCTCGCGGCAGTTACGAGAGATAGCCACGAGAGTTTCTTTGGATACTTGGAAGCCCAATGATGCAACAGCAGTCGCTACATCCCTCGCCGTCGCAAGATTCGTACTCGTCATGTTCGTTACCTCCTTCTAGGACTTTCGAAGAGAGTACCGAAACGACATCGATGATTCTGAAAAAAAACGCTTATTAGGATTCCGGAAGCTTCGGCCCTTGGAAGATGATGATATAGGGCTCGGTTTCACGCTTCTCATCCAGGTAGTACCGGGAAGTCCTAATGCATGAAGCATCAGAGGTGCATGAAACGGGGGTCTCGTCGTGCACCTTACTAAACTCGCTGAGACGGACGTAATGGTGATCGATCAATGCAACTCCGCAGAACGGCTTGTCAATGTATGGCACGTCAACGATGGTTGGCTTTCCCTGTTCCAACTTCGGGATAACGCAATAGTCACCATCGGCAGCGAACGCAATGAAAGGCAGGGCGCTCAGAATTATGGCGCCAACGGTCGTTACTCGCATTTCAGCTTTGCCTTGGCTTGCTCCTTGGCTTGCTCGGTGTGCGTCGCACCGCTCTTAATTTCCGCGCACTTGTCGGCCTTCTCGGCCGCGCTTACGAAACCGTAAAGCAATGAGGGAATCGCCAAAATGGCGGCAATCAGAAGGAAGCTTCCGGGAAAGCGTCGATGTTGAAGATGGGCCATGTCGCACCTCTCATTCGATGAGGTGGATCATCCCACCTAGGGAATCTGTCGTCATCACGGAAATGTCGCTGATTTTGACGGGTTAGGCGTAGAAATGGACATGCAAGAGCGTTTTTTTTGGCATGGGATAACAAGTGCTTCTCATACAATGCTGCCATGATTCCACTCCGGCTACATCGCGTACTGCTCCTACTTTTTGGGGTCAGCGCCTTCCTTGCCATTGTTGACGGCATTTTTTTGCGTTGGGGAATGTCGCACCAGACAAGCGACGTACTATCGGGGTTGGTGGCCGGTTTGATGGTTTTCTACATTGCTTATCAAGGAGGTAAGGTCCTCGTATTTTGCGGCAAAAGGCTTGTTGATGATCCGGAGCGGCGAGCAAGGATTCGTGCAGCACTTTACGATATCGGGATCATTGAGGAACGACGAAAAGGAAAGCGTCGCAAGGAAGGTCGAGCGGCCTTGGCCGCAGCGAACGAGATCGAACGACGGGTCGCGGATCGTCGCAAACAGGTGGGTCCTCCCCCTGGGAAAAAGTTGATGTATGTGTCCGTTGTAAATTCGGAGCGATTCATTGCTATCACCGTCAATTCGGGAGATACCCATCGAGCCTTCGTGAGTACGCGAATGGTCGATTCCCTTACGCACGGGGCCCTCCGTGGCGTCCTTGCTCATGAATACGGGCACGTGGTCAACCGGCATCCCATCAAACAAGCCACAATTCTCGGTTTGGTGTCCGCAGTCAAATTTGGAGTGGGGATTCCTGTTGGTGCTGTCGTTGTATTGCTCCTCGCATATCTGTTCATGCTTCGGGAATGGGAGTTCGTTGCTGACGCTGCGGCGGTCAAGAGAACTAGCCCCGAGGATGTTCTGGCTGCTTTCTATGAGTATCGTCTCATTGAGGGGGATAAGGACCTGTCCCGCCTCTCCGAGTTCTTCTGTGGCCACCCAAGCTTCCGCCGTCGGATCGCCGCCATTAATGAAAGCCTGGCCGTGTCTCCGGGAAGGGGCGACTGATAACGCCTGCACACTTTCATGGCTATCTGCTATCCCCTCTTCTTTAGTGCTCTGGGTTGGTCCGCTCAGGTCTTTGTGGGCCAATGCGAACATGGCCTTCCCAGAAGAGGATGTTCTCTGTCATTTCCGAATTTTCCAGTGTCAGGGCAAGATACTGCTACAACGCCTGAACTGAGGAAGGAGTCATTCCGATGAAACACTTGCTATTGCCAATGGCACTCATTTACGCCAGTGCTGCGACGGCTGATGAGGTCATGCTGAGATATTACGATGCGGCTCCGCCTCCATCGAGCTTTACGAGCCGTCCGATGGCAATCCCTTCGCAGCTACCCAGAAAGCAGTTCATCGCCGATATGGACCCGGCGGCTTCCGCCTCGACCAACAGTCCTTCACCTCAGCCACATTTGGCCACTTCTTCAGGAAATGTATCAGCTCAACCCGGACTTCCACCCAACATGGAGAGAGGAGTCAAAGACCTTGAGGCTGGGATGGAAGACCTGCGGAGATACACCGCGGTAATGGCCAATCACATCCAACAAAACGGGCTCCGCGGTTTCCTTGCTGTCCCGCCGGAGATTCGCGATCAAGGAGTAGAGGTCGGCCGAAAGATCGGATATGGGATCGGCGGAATCGCTACGGATGCTGCGCACGACATGATCGTTCCAGATCGCCATTAAACGTCAATTAGCCCACGACTGAAGTCGCGGGTTTCCTAGCGAGGTGTTTATGAGGGGTATGCTGACCACTCTGATCCTGGGTGCCGCCCTGGCGGAATATGGTCTTACCGGCCTGCAGCACGATGACGGGACTGCCTTTACGCCAGAAGGGCAGGCGTCAGCAGCTGTCGAGCAGATTGTTCCGATTAGTGGGTATCGCCCACCCCCTGGTATGGTCATTGCGAGCAACGCCGGCATTGAGCAAGACGTCGCAGTCGGTGTGACTCGGCTGGATTCCTCTTTCCGCAAAATTCCAGGCTACGCTGTAAAGATGGCCGAGCAAGTCGAGAAGCACGGGATCAATGCTCTTGCTTACGAAGATCCTGAAATGAAGAGCACCGGTCGGGAAATCGGCCTAGAAGTGGGAGCTGGAATTCGGCATTTTGCGATTGCTCTGGGCAAGGACCTAGTTTCCGCCGCCCGTGGAGCAGGCATGACCAATAAGGTCAATTAACCGCCCTCAGAAAAAATTGGCCGGCGACTTTGTGGGTGCCGGCCTGAATAGTCGATTTTTGCCAAGGTAAATCGAATGCCCATGCAGCAGCTCAACGGCAAATTAGTTTGCACGGTGCGAACAGTATTCTACGCCATAATTGTTCGCATGGTGCGAACGTCTATACTTAAGAGCGCGAGACACCAATGACCCAGACAAAAGACCCTCTCTTCACCCTCTTTGGTTCTACAGAGCTGGAGCGCGATATCGCACTGATGGATCGCGTAAAAGAGAAGTTTGGACTAAAGTCGGACAGCGAGTTAGCGCGGATGATTGGGGTTCACAAGAGTGTGCTGTCCGAAATCAGGAGTTGTGCAAAAAACGTGGCCAACGGAAACACGCCGGAGGGGAAAGCTAGGACCTTGACCGCCCTGCAACGTCTTCGTGCTTTTAATCACCTCGGGTATGCGTGGGCACGCGATGCACTAATGGCAGCCTTTCCGGAGGCGGTTCGTGAGGAGTTGCGCAAAAACGATAACGAGCGGACGCATGCGAATATGGTGGCTACTTCGCAACCGCGACGAACCAAGGCTCGAACCAAGGCACAAACCGGGGCCACTTCCTAGTCGCTGTCTCTGGGTCGCCTAAATTCGCGTGGGTTGTACACCGTACCGCGCCAATTCCTATCACTGTTCTGCATGCCCTGCGGGTTAAAGGTGTCCACGAGCTCGGCTACAAGTCGAACGATGACGAGCAAGGCGGCGATGGCGCTGACCCAAGCCCATAGAGGATAGCCGGTTTCGCGCTCAATATCGTCAACCCAAGACCCTTGAGACTTTGCCTCAATCGACAATCCGACTTCCTGGACTGCTACCTGGTGATCGGTCGTGGATTCGACCGGCAGTGGTCTTGCATCAGGCGTGTCCATTATGACCGTGATTTCACGCTTTCCTTCTGGATACTCGACTTTCCCGGGGATTGAGTAATCCGCTTTCACGAGCATATTCTGTCGCGCCTCAAAACGAACTGAGGGGTTGAAGGCATAGAAGGCGATGGGCAGTGAGTCCTGATGGACAGTTCCGTCTGGATAGACAACGGCCTGCGTTACTGCGAAATGGAGGTGAGGGCCGGACGAATATCCGGTGTTGCCAGAATAGCCGATCAACTGCCCCTGGGTAACGACTTGGCCTGGCCGGACGACCACTCCATTTGTCGCAAGATGAACGTACTGCGCCGTTGATCCATCCCCATGCTGGACCGTGACAATATTGGCTTTATCGAGAAGATCAGGGTCTGGACCACCTTCAACAAACCCATCCTTCACTTCGACTACTGTT
It encodes the following:
- a CDS encoding M48 family metalloprotease, producing MIPLRLHRVLLLLFGVSAFLAIVDGIFLRWGMSHQTSDVLSGLVAGLMVFYIAYQGGKVLVFCGKRLVDDPERRARIRAALYDIGIIEERRKGKRRKEGRAALAAANEIERRVADRRKQVGPPPGKKLMYVSVVNSERFIAITVNSGDTHRAFVSTRMVDSLTHGALRGVLAHEYGHVVNRHPIKQATILGLVSAVKFGVGIPVGAVVVLLLAYLFMLREWEFVADAAAVKRTSPEDVLAAFYEYRLIEGDKDLSRLSEFFCGHPSFRRRIAAINESLAVSPGRGD
- a CDS encoding M23 family metallopeptidase, producing the protein MILLVASLMAAAHSALAAGHSERGYPFRIETMKTGQEYRLVAANNGPATITLAVQISGENFASDHNWPLFKVIPPNTRQELCRVFAAFRGEGFRFSTRYSYAFGDARRLPDTTLAYRLPFADGVRSLVGQAYGGVITTHTGRESLYAVDFTIPEQTPIVAARGGTVVEVKDGFVEGGPDPDLLDKANIVTVQHGDGSTAQYVHLATNGVVVRPGQVVTQGQLIGYSGNTGYSSGPHLHFAVTQAVVYPDGTVHQDSLPIAFYAFNPSVRFEARQNMLVKADYSIPGKVEYPEGKREITVIMDTPDARPLPVESTTDHQVAVQEVGLSIEAKSQGSWVDDIERETGYPLWAWVSAIAALLVIVRLVAELVDTFNPQGMQNSDRNWRGTVYNPREFRRPRDSD